A window from Hemicordylus capensis ecotype Gifberg chromosome 2, rHemCap1.1.pri, whole genome shotgun sequence encodes these proteins:
- the LOC128348143 gene encoding uncharacterized protein LOC128348143 isoform X2: MITCCGMFKEIFVDKISHIQADLDLGPTIAAVYESEVSSNSYVVRQGQFQFVIHEDLGKLLGRVQPTTCSLDHCPTWLILSSRGAVVEGLVEIINFSLREGRVPPCLKETIIRPLLKKPTLDPSEVFSLSVSTINRHSCSKNNVAEVLGHARWQQAGKGILYVRQQRGGRPCKRDPSSLEMLSPAATPCLLHRPP; encoded by the exons atgATTACCTGCTGTGGCATGTTTAAAGagatttttgtggataaaatttctcatattcaggccgacttggatttaggcCCCACAATTGCTGCAGTGtatgaatcggaggtgtccagcaactcttatgtggtcaggcagggtcagttccagtttgtgattcaTGAGGATTTGGGCAAGCTTCTTGGAagagtgcagcctaccacctgctctcttgaccattgcccaacatggcttatactatcttccaggggggctgttgtagaaggcctagtagagatcataaatttttctctgagggagggcagggtgcctccttgccttaaggagacaattattagacctcttttgaagaagcctacattggatccctcagag gttttctctctctcagtgtcAACGATAAACAGGCATAGCT GCAGCAAGAACAATGTGGCAGAGGTCCTTGGTCATGcaaggtggcagcaggctggcaaGGGGATACTGTATGTGAGGCAACAACGTGGAGGGAGACCTTGCAAAA gggatccGTCGTCACTAGAGATGCTCTCACCAGCCGCCACTCCTTGCCTGCTCCATCGGCCGCCATAG
- the LOC128348143 gene encoding uncharacterized protein LOC128348143 isoform X1: MITCCGMFKEIFVDKISHIQADLDLGPTIAAVYESEVSSNSYVVRQGQFQFVIHEDLGKLLGRVQPTTCSLDHCPTWLILSSRGAVVEGLVEIINFSLREGRVPPCLKETIIRPLLKKPTLDPSEVFSLSVSTINRHSCSKNNVAEVLGHARWQQAGKGILYVRQQRGGRPCKSMSGSGELAGDLQGGSVVTRDALTSRHSLPAPSAAIAGSCRVCMP, translated from the exons atgATTACCTGCTGTGGCATGTTTAAAGagatttttgtggataaaatttctcatattcaggccgacttggatttaggcCCCACAATTGCTGCAGTGtatgaatcggaggtgtccagcaactcttatgtggtcaggcagggtcagttccagtttgtgattcaTGAGGATTTGGGCAAGCTTCTTGGAagagtgcagcctaccacctgctctcttgaccattgcccaacatggcttatactatcttccaggggggctgttgtagaaggcctagtagagatcataaatttttctctgagggagggcagggtgcctccttgccttaaggagacaattattagacctcttttgaagaagcctacattggatccctcagag gttttctctctctcagtgtcAACGATAAACAGGCATAGCT GCAGCAAGAACAATGTGGCAGAGGTCCTTGGTCATGcaaggtggcagcaggctggcaaGGGGATACTGTATGTGAGGCAACAACGTGGAGGGAGACCTTGCAAAAGTATGTCAGGCAGTGGCGAGTTGGCAGGGGACTTGCAAGG gggatccGTCGTCACTAGAGATGCTCTCACCAGCCGCCACTCCTTGCCTGCTCCATCGGCCGCCATAGCAGGTTCCTGCAGGGTCTGCATGCCGTAG